A section of the Anabaena cylindrica PCC 7122 genome encodes:
- a CDS encoding aminotransferase class IV, translated as MYWYCGKLIESQTLELDINDPGLLYGATVFTTLRVYDNSLDHSLTNWEAHCSRLRLSLHSFGWKEPDWNFVRQGAEILLKDFPVLRITIFPDGREWIIGRLLPPELTEKQNNGILSALAEPEFARSLPKHKTGNYLSAWLAKNSVQSLQAEEAILTDALGNWLETSTGNLWGWCDGCWWTPPLEVGILSGIERSHIITQLKNRQITVQQTPWTPELVKKLEAIAYTNSVVEIIPIHTVQQSTGSLQYNPHHKCFLELKGLFVS; from the coding sequence ATGTATTGGTATTGTGGTAAATTAATCGAATCGCAAACGCTGGAATTGGATATTAATGATCCGGGGTTACTTTATGGGGCGACGGTTTTTACAACTTTGCGAGTGTATGATAATTCCCTTGATCATAGTTTAACTAACTGGGAAGCACATTGTTCCCGACTGAGATTGAGTTTACACAGTTTTGGTTGGAAAGAACCTGATTGGAATTTTGTGCGTCAAGGTGCAGAAATCCTCTTGAAAGATTTTCCTGTTCTTAGAATTACTATCTTTCCTGATGGAAGAGAATGGATAATTGGTAGATTATTACCACCTGAGTTGACAGAAAAGCAAAATAATGGTATATTATCTGCTCTTGCTGAACCGGAATTTGCTCGTTCTCTCCCCAAGCATAAAACCGGAAATTATTTGAGTGCTTGGTTAGCAAAAAATAGTGTGCAATCTTTACAAGCCGAAGAAGCGATTTTAACAGATGCTTTGGGAAATTGGCTAGAAACCAGTACTGGCAATCTTTGGGGGTGGTGTGATGGCTGTTGGTGGACACCGCCTTTAGAAGTGGGAATTTTGTCAGGAATAGAGCGATCGCACATCATCACTCAGCTAAAAAATCGCCAAATCACCGTCCAGCAAACACCTTGGACACCGGAGCTAGTCAAAAAATTAGAAGCGATCGCTTACACTAATAGCGTTGTTGAGATAATTCCCATCCATACCGTACAACAGTCTACAGGCTCGCTACAATATAATCCCCACCATAAATGCTTCTTGGAACTTAAAGGATTATTTGTATCATGA
- the ftsH3 gene encoding ATP-dependent zinc metalloprotease FtsH3 yields the protein MNKRWRNAGLYALLFIVVIALGTAFFDNQPPQVETWRYSEFIQEVDKGRVEKVSLSSDRSTAMVTPKYDLNKKRVTLVNDPDLINTLTAKGVDIAVLPQTDEGFWFKALSSLFFPVLLLVGLFFLLRRAQSGPGSQAMNFGKSKARVQMEPQTQVTFGDVAGIDQAKLELNEVVDFLKNADRFTAVGAKIPKGVLLVGPPGTGKTLLARAVAGEAGVPFFSISGSEFVEMFVGVGASRVRDLFEQAKTNAPCIVFIDEIDAVGRQRGAGLGGGNDEREQTLNQLLTEMDGFEGNTGIIIIAATNRPDVLDAALLRPGRFDRQVVVDRPDYAGRSEILKVHARGKTLSKDVDLDKIARRTPGFTGADLSNLLNEAAILAARRNLTEISMDEINDAIDRVLAGPEKKDRVMSEKRKTLVAYHEAGHALVGALMPDYDPVQKISIIPRGRAGGLTWFTPSEDRMDTGLYSRAYLENQMAVALGGRLAEEIIFGEDEVTTGASNDLQQVARVAKQMITRFGMSDRLGPVALGRQQGNMFLGRDIMSERDFSEETAAAIDEEVRKLVDTAYIRAKEVLVNNRHILDQIAQMLVDKETVDADELQEILTNNDVRTAAFA from the coding sequence GTGAATAAAAGATGGAGAAATGCGGGGCTGTATGCACTGCTTTTTATTGTTGTAATTGCTTTAGGGACTGCGTTTTTTGACAACCAACCCCCTCAAGTAGAAACATGGCGCTACAGTGAATTTATTCAAGAAGTTGACAAAGGCAGAGTAGAAAAGGTCAGTCTCAGTTCAGACCGTTCTACAGCAATGGTTACACCTAAATACGACCTTAATAAAAAGCGCGTCACTTTAGTTAACGACCCAGATTTAATTAATACTCTGACAGCTAAAGGCGTTGATATTGCTGTATTACCTCAAACCGACGAAGGATTTTGGTTTAAAGCACTAAGCAGCTTATTTTTCCCTGTATTACTTCTGGTTGGTTTATTTTTCTTACTCCGTCGCGCTCAAAGTGGACCAGGTAGCCAAGCAATGAACTTTGGTAAATCTAAAGCCAGAGTGCAAATGGAACCCCAAACCCAAGTTACATTTGGTGATGTAGCGGGTATTGACCAAGCCAAGTTGGAATTAAACGAAGTTGTAGACTTTTTGAAAAATGCCGATCGCTTTACCGCAGTTGGTGCAAAAATTCCTAAAGGTGTACTTTTAGTTGGCCCTCCTGGTACAGGTAAAACCCTCCTCGCTCGTGCTGTAGCTGGGGAAGCTGGTGTACCCTTCTTCTCAATCTCCGGTTCCGAATTTGTGGAAATGTTCGTTGGTGTGGGTGCTTCCCGCGTCCGCGATTTATTTGAACAAGCTAAAACCAACGCTCCCTGTATCGTCTTCATTGATGAAATTGACGCAGTAGGTCGTCAACGGGGTGCTGGTTTAGGTGGTGGTAACGACGAACGGGAACAAACCCTGAACCAGTTGCTCACTGAAATGGATGGTTTTGAAGGTAACACAGGCATCATCATCATTGCTGCTACCAACCGTCCTGACGTACTAGATGCAGCTTTATTGCGTCCCGGTCGTTTTGACCGTCAAGTGGTCGTAGACCGTCCTGACTACGCTGGACGCAGCGAAATTCTCAAGGTTCACGCACGGGGTAAAACCTTATCTAAAGATGTGGACTTGGATAAAATCGCTCGTCGTACCCCTGGTTTCACTGGTGCAGATTTATCTAACTTGTTGAACGAAGCCGCAATTTTAGCAGCACGTCGCAACTTAACCGAAATTTCGATGGATGAAATCAATGATGCCATCGACCGCGTATTAGCTGGGCCAGAGAAGAAAGACCGGGTAATGAGCGAAAAGCGTAAAACCTTGGTTGCATATCACGAAGCTGGTCATGCTTTAGTTGGTGCGTTGATGCCTGACTATGACCCTGTACAGAAGATTAGCATCATTCCCCGTGGTCGTGCTGGTGGTTTGACTTGGTTTACTCCTAGCGAAGACCGCATGGATACAGGTTTATATAGCCGTGCTTATCTGGAAAATCAGATGGCTGTGGCTTTAGGTGGTCGTTTAGCTGAAGAGATTATCTTTGGTGAAGATGAAGTTACCACAGGTGCTTCCAACGACTTGCAACAGGTAGCCAGAGTTGCTAAACAGATGATAACTCGATTTGGGATGAGCGATCGCTTGGGTCCTGTTGCTTTAGGTCGTCAACAAGGCAATATGTTCCTCGGTCGAGATATCATGTCTGAACGTGACTTCTCAGAAGAAACCGCAGCCGCAATTGATGAAGAAGTCCGCAAATTAGTCGATACAGCTTATATTCGCGCTAAAGAAGTGTTGGTGAATAATCGCCACATTTTAGATCAAATCGCGCAAATGCTGGTTGATAAAGAAACCGTAGACGCTGATGAATTGCAAGAAATTCTGACAAATAACGATGTTAGAACTGCTGCTTTTGCTTAA
- a CDS encoding GmrSD restriction endonuclease domain-containing protein yields the protein MSITEAYRSYRSGNLLVNRKYQRKLVWTVEEKSRLIGSILKGYPIPLILLAERPKIHGSGKYEVIDGIQRLNAICSFIENSFSFEEKYFDVKEFSFAKQLADHSSFETVNDNNNLLSPRECSNILDYQLAVTIYTAMEEEDITEVFGRINSNGKHLSNQEKRQAGITTAFAEVVRTIAMKLRGDDSQKILNLYEMPEISIDSRPSYQGYGIKAEDTLWCKQGILTISKLRDSEDEDMIADIAASILLSEPLARSRENLDNLYDRESRYFETIENSLALYTAEKLQDNIIKNFSIIRETIESYSSETKCLLNIVNPGSNNPIPQAFYTIFMAFFDLTINQELLPSDTTSIIKSLMNLQRNLNLSKRYATTRDRKTNIDSTKGRIRDYFVKPDRSTLGHGVELTVELENSIRRSYIETTKYECKQGLLDLSENRKLNKDLLQRLIDTICGIANLGSDSEGYIFIGVADKESDVNRIENLDNIKAIELNRRYIVGIDREARIFNQSLEDYVKVLTNAVLNSELTEPLKTQVLANFDIVLYKKQYSVVRITVPRQNEVSFVGNRAFIRKGSSTIEVQGKELLAISKNFNK from the coding sequence ATGAGCATAACTGAAGCTTATCGTTCTTATCGCTCAGGCAATTTATTAGTAAATCGTAAATATCAACGAAAGTTAGTTTGGACAGTTGAAGAGAAGAGTAGATTAATAGGAAGCATTCTTAAAGGATATCCTATTCCTCTCATTTTACTTGCGGAAAGACCCAAAATACATGGAAGTGGTAAATATGAAGTTATAGATGGAATACAAAGGCTTAATGCAATATGTAGTTTTATTGAGAATTCATTTAGTTTTGAAGAAAAATATTTTGATGTAAAAGAATTTTCTTTTGCAAAGCAATTAGCTGATCATTCTAGTTTTGAAACAGTAAATGATAATAATAACCTTCTTTCCCCAAGAGAGTGTTCCAATATTTTAGATTATCAACTCGCAGTTACTATTTATACCGCAATGGAAGAAGAAGATATTACAGAAGTTTTTGGGAGAATTAACTCCAACGGAAAACATTTAAGTAATCAAGAAAAGCGACAAGCGGGTATTACTACAGCATTTGCAGAAGTAGTTCGTACAATCGCTATGAAATTAAGAGGGGATGATTCACAAAAAATACTTAATCTCTATGAAATGCCAGAAATTAGTATTGATTCTCGTCCATCATATCAAGGTTATGGAATTAAAGCTGAAGATACTTTATGGTGTAAGCAAGGCATCCTAACAATATCTAAATTGCGGGATAGTGAAGATGAAGATATGATTGCGGATATTGCTGCATCTATTTTATTAAGTGAACCTCTAGCAAGAAGTCGTGAAAATTTAGATAATCTTTATGATAGAGAAAGTAGATATTTTGAAACTATAGAAAATTCGTTAGCACTCTATACAGCCGAAAAATTACAAGACAATATCATCAAAAACTTTTCTATTATCAGAGAAACGATTGAATCGTATAGTTCAGAAACTAAATGTTTATTAAATATTGTTAATCCTGGTAGCAATAATCCAATCCCTCAAGCATTTTATACTATATTTATGGCTTTTTTTGATTTAACAATAAATCAAGAACTTTTACCTAGTGATACAACATCAATTATAAAATCTCTGATGAATCTTCAAAGAAATCTAAATTTGAGTAAACGCTATGCAACAACAAGAGATAGAAAAACTAATATAGATAGCACAAAAGGTAGAATTAGAGACTATTTTGTTAAACCAGATAGGTCAACTCTTGGACATGGTGTTGAACTAACAGTAGAGTTAGAAAATTCTATACGACGTTCTTACATTGAAACAACAAAATATGAATGTAAACAAGGATTATTGGACTTATCAGAAAATAGGAAATTAAACAAGGACTTACTTCAGAGATTGATTGACACAATTTGTGGAATTGCTAATTTAGGTTCTGACTCAGAAGGGTATATTTTTATAGGTGTAGCTGACAAAGAAAGTGATGTTAATAGAATTGAGAATTTAGATAACATAAAAGCTATTGAACTTAATAGAAGATATATTGTAGGGATTGATAGAGAGGCTAGAATATTCAATCAATCTCTAGAGGATTATGTAAAAGTATTAACAAATGCAGTCTTGAATTCAGAACTTACAGAACCACTTAAAACTCAAGTCTTAGCAAACTTCGATATAGTATTATATAAAAAACAGTATTCTGTTGTTAGGATTACCGTTCCTAGACAAAATGAAGTATCTTTTGTTGGAAATAGAGCATTTATCAGAAAAGGTTCTTCTACGATAGAAGTGCAAGGAAAAGAATTACTGGCTATTTCCAAAAATTTTAACAAGTAA
- a CDS encoding type II toxin-antitoxin system VapC family toxin produces MMKSKIYIETSIPSFYHEIRTEPDMIARREWTRFWWNNVRQQYDVFTSIAVLDELNKGNFPNKEEVIELINDIPLIDIEPEIAEIVQTYIQNQVMPSDPLGDALHLAIASYHKCDFLLTWNCRHLANANKFGHIRRVNVMLGLYVPALVTPLELMNHDYS; encoded by the coding sequence ATGATGAAATCAAAAATTTATATTGAAACCAGTATTCCTAGCTTCTACCATGAGATTCGCACTGAACCCGATATGATAGCGCGTCGAGAATGGACTCGTTTTTGGTGGAATAACGTAAGGCAACAATATGATGTTTTTACAAGTATTGCAGTTTTAGATGAACTGAATAAAGGCAATTTTCCTAATAAAGAAGAAGTCATTGAACTTATAAATGATATTCCTTTGATAGATATTGAACCAGAAATTGCTGAAATTGTGCAAACCTACATTCAAAATCAGGTTATGCCTAGTGATCCTTTAGGCGATGCCCTCCATCTTGCCATAGCATCCTATCATAAATGTGATTTTCTGTTAACTTGGAATTGTCGTCACTTAGCTAATGCTAACAAATTTGGGCATATTAGACGAGTTAATGTTATGCTAGGCTTATATGTTCCTGCACTAGTAACACCTTTAGAATTAATGAATCATGATTACTCTTGA
- a CDS encoding Uma2 family endonuclease, with translation MQSPTLINPLDNFLGQPNIEASPAWEFIQGQAQQKPMPTLFHSRLQRNLVNAINSQTTAYEAIQELRCIVPPMSPVPDIAVVKSNRFSDEDGPLQGSPDWLIEIRSPDQSTLDIQHKILHCLSNGTQIAWLIDIQRKQIWVWENKELPLVYANNDTLPTLGNISELTVATVMAMTQQR, from the coding sequence ATGCAATCTCCTACCCTCATCAACCCATTAGACAATTTTCTTGGGCAACCCAATATTGAAGCCTCTCCTGCCTGGGAGTTTATACAGGGACAAGCCCAGCAAAAACCCATGCCAACACTGTTTCATTCCCGCCTCCAACGTAACCTTGTTAACGCCATCAACAGCCAAACTACAGCCTATGAAGCTATCCAAGAACTCCGGTGTATCGTACCTCCCATGTCTCCCGTACCTGATATTGCGGTTGTTAAGAGCAATCGTTTTTCTGATGAAGATGGACCGCTACAAGGTTCACCGGACTGGTTAATTGAAATTCGCTCCCCCGACCAAAGCACCTTAGATATACAACACAAAATCCTGCACTGCTTGAGTAACGGGACACAGATTGCTTGGCTCATTGATATTCAGCGAAAGCAAATCTGGGTTTGGGAAAATAAAGAGTTACCACTCGTTTATGCCAATAATGATACACTCCCCACCCTTGGCAATATCTCAGAATTGACTGTTGCAACCGTGATGGCAATGACTCAGCAACGATGA